tgaaataccccaaaaaggagagggaaaacCTGTCAAGACTATATCCAGAGGTCAGGCATGGCCCTCAGTTGAGGAATGGGATCACCCACCCAGTTCCAAAAtgttaacccagaattgtccctgtctaaaggaaatacagggacaaagagtggggtagaaactgaaggaaaggccatctagagacttcCCACATGGGAATCCATCTCAAATACAAACACCAattccagacactattgttgatgccaagaaatgcttgctgacaggagcctgatataaaaatttctttattcagagacttgaagttcttgtaatacaaatctttcacttgcttggttagagtcacacaaaagtattttatattatttgtgactattgtgaagggtgtcatttccctgatttctttctcagtctatttaTCCTATGAGTATACAAagggtactgatttgtttgaagtaattttacatccagccactttgcagaacttgtttatcagatttagaagttctctgggggagtttttagggtcacttaagtatcctattatatcatctgcaaatagtgatgttttgacttcttcgtttccaatttgtatccatttggcctccttttgttgtctaattgctctaactaggaattcgagtactatattgaataagtagggaaagagtgggcagccttgtctagtccctgattttaatgggattgcttcagaattctcttcatttagtttgatgttggctattagtttattgtatattgcttttattatttttaggtatggaccttgaattccagATCTCTAAAACTTTTAACGTGAATGGGTGTTGTGTTTTCTTAAAGGCTTCCTTCGGCATCTAATGAGattattatgtgtttttttttctttgagtttatttatatagtggattatgttgatggatttccttatattgaaccattcctgcatccctgggatgaatcctgcttgatcatggtgaatgatcatttttgatgtgttcttggattcggttttcaagaattttattgagtatttttgcatcaatattcatgagggaaactggtctgaaattctttctttattgggtctttgtgtggtttaagtatcaatgtaactgtggcttcatagaatgtattgggtagtgttccttctatttctgtttttgtttaatagtttgagaagtattgatattaagtctgatagaattctgcacgaAGACCATCTGGTCCAGGACACCTTTTggttaggagacttttaatgcctgcttctatttccttaggggtttgGAGAGGGTTTAAatgatttatctgatcctgatttaacttttgtacctggtatctgtctagaaattcatccatttcatctatatattccatttttgttgagtataagcttttggaGTAGGATCtgctaattttttaatttcttcagtttttgttgttatgtctcccttttcatttatcACCCACCTCAAAATTAATAATCCAGAATAcctcctgtcaaaagaaaatgcaggaacaaaaactggagcagagactgatggaaaggcCATCTGGAGAATGTTCCttctagggatccatcccatctgcagacaccaagcccagacactattactgatgccaaaaAACATGTGCTATTAGGAGaatggtatagctgtcccctaaGAGGATCTCCCAGAggctgaccaatacagatgctgatGCATGCAACCAAACATGGGACTGAGCaagaggaccccaatggaggagttaaggcaagaactgaaggaactgaaggagtttCCAACCCCATAGggaaaacaacaatatcaaccaactagacacCCCAGgagctcccatggactaaaccaccaaacaaatagtatacatggagggacctatggtacaagcttcatatgtagcagaggattgccttgtctggcatcagttggaggggaggcccttggtcttgttgTGGCTTGTTGCCCCAGCATAGCGGAATGATAGAGTGCTGAGGTGGGAATGAGAGCACTCTCACAGAGGCAGGggcaaggggaggggaaagggagtttgtggaggggaaactagaaaggggaataatatttgaaatctaaataaatatagtagccaatttaaaaaacatataccCAGAGGACATTTCATCCTACTACAAATGCACtaaatattcataatattcagaaattggaaacaaccaagatgtccatcaacagataaatgagcaaagaaaatatgatatatttcCATAATAGAACATTACATTTATGGCATTTGCAGGTAAAAGGATAGAAGAGGAAAACCTCATTCTAAGTTATGCAACAGACCCACAAAAACAAATATGGTacatgtttttacttttatatgagTTTTAGCTATTAAGTAATCAAGCCATAATCAAAATAACCATAAATGTTTGGTATAGAgtaagggaaggagaagaaggatgcTGGGGACTTAGGCAAGAGTATCAAACTAAGAGGAGTAGGGGAAGTGGAAACTCTAACcagaatatattatgtgaaaaagtattttttcaataaaagaaaagtataatGTTGAAATGATGGAATATGGTGGTGAATGCAGAactggagaggtagagacagtGGAAATCCTGAGATTATTATATTGGTACAGGTCACAGAAAGAGATATCCTATCAAGATACCAGATGAATAGCAGATGAAAAACAACAGTCAATATTATCTCCTGCCCTCCaagtgtacatatacacacatcctttatctgtgaatacacacataaatagatatatatatacaataaacaCATTGTGAAACATGAATGTATATAAAAAAGTTTATTTACCATTAATATttcaataaatagataaaagaaagaacaattaAACAGGCACATGACATTTTCATAAAAGTTTCATTAAGTTactctaataaaaatggaaacttaaaattcacattttttatgGATCCACATAAATTACTATTAGGGGAAAATAtagctataataaaatatttaagctaTTTTTGATGAGTGAACATATATTAATAACAAAAGAAAGCTTAAAAGTGAATATAAATGAGGACCTTCTTTTGAGTAACCTCAGCATCaaagtaatatttattatataaatttaaaagggaaaagagaattCATGTGGAAATATCAACTTATTGTGTACAATTAAAGAACTCTCTATGACTTGACAAAAGAAACCTCAAAACAATGAATATATGTAACAgcacacattttatttaaaatcatgtgAAGAATTTTGCTTTGCTACTTGAAccattaaagtttaaaaagaatcTGTATTTTGGAAACAAAATAAGTGGGGCTGCACAAGACAACTCTTTATGACCagctgtaagtccagttccagggtattcCAGGATAACTTCTCACCTCTGTGGGGGCAGGGAAATGCACAAATGCATGCACTCTGGTACAACACTTTTACGtataaataagaaattatttattagCTTTTTAAAGAAGtgagaaaacatctttttaaaaacatatatggaGGTATTTTGACTGCAGGTTTTTTATCATAATAATTATTCTGTTATCAAAACTGATTTGTACCAACGGAGTTATTGTGGGATAGGCATTCATCACAAACTTCTGAACAGTCAGGACGACTGAATCATACCTCCATAACAGCAGTGAAGTTGTTGAGATGATAAAGTCTATCCAATACATAACCACAAAGAAAACCACCAGCAGCAAGATGGTCTGGGTAGCCCTTCTCTCAGGGGATGCTCTCATGTAGCTGACACTATGAAGATGCTTGCACTGCATCTGATGTCTGAACAAGATAATCATCATGTATGTACTTGTGGTTAGCATGACtgctacaagaaacacatctctggAAGTTGTCACTGTTAAAATCAGTCCTCTGATAATATAATTCATGGGTAAGAGTGAACAGTATTTTGTGGCCTTCATCTGGCTTGTCTCACTCACATTGGTATAAGCACCAACATAGAAGATCCGGTTACTACTGAAGGACAAATTGAAAGAccacatacaaaacaaagcatatataatgtattttttaagtttttgtttaaattttgccAACAGTGAGGTATTGGGACTGATAGTTACAGCCTGGaacacactcaggagacaggtggTGCAGATAGAGAGGCCTCTCATTACTCTGCTTATGTAAAAAGTTGCCTTACATTTGACATCATTCTCAATGTTCAATGTCTCAAATAAGTCTGTAAGCCAAAAATCCCCTCCAGTGAGGAACATCATTAAGTGAACGAAGGTCAGTTGACAGGAGATCAGGTCCGTGAGCTTAGGTCTGTGACCTATGATTatgtaaatatagaaacaaacaagaaacatatTGGCTAGGACTCCAAGCCCAGCTTGGAAATAGAGAACATTTTTGAGTGAGAACATAAGTGAGCAGTGTATTCATCTTAAAACCTTAGTGGAAGTTTATTTcatatatctgaaaaaaataacaaagcacaCATCAAGTTTGTGATACACTGGCtatattattattctattttccATACTAATTCTTGAATATCCTGACTCAGAACTCTTGATCTTCCAGAATGTATATCATAACCTACATTTCTGTCTTCCATGTATCtgctttatatataaaaatttatatataagaacTACAAACACAATCATATCTTTACAGGATGCTCACTTTGTTGCCCTGTATTACATCTGAGTCTCATGCTTTAGAAATCCAATACTATAGATTTATATGCCTCATTTCATAGTTAACACCTAAACAGGAGTGATAAGCACTGAATGTTAATCATATTCCTATAACAGAATAAATGATACATTATTCTGGACAATATTCTCAAAAGAAATCTAATATACCACATGATTCAGTATCATGTTCTATAATTTTACTATGCTCTAGATTTCAATTATTCATGCTTAGATTCATATTTCTAATGCAATCACTGTGATAATTTATTGTTATTCTGCTATTTTAATCAGCAAAATATCTTTCTCAATCCACCTAATTTTAATGTTCCTCTTTCCAAGAAATCTTACTTTTCCACAATCTAAATTAAAGATATAGATACAGTTGGAGATCATTAGATTACTTTCCATGCCCTATGACCAATTATTGTGGTTCTAAATAGCCCTACATCTCTCCCACTTTACTTTCTATACCATCACTATTTGTAAAACTTCAAGATTAAAGAACTAACTCCCAGCTATCAAGAAGAATagtatttttcattcattttaggaGGGGCAGTGTCATTAGTTAACAGAATGAGCAGTTATGGTTTTTCAGATTTCCATGTTGATATTTTACCTACCTATGTCTTTCTTCTATATTTAATCCCCATCTACACTCTGAGACGCCACTCTTCTCCTAGTTCATTGATGAGATCATTTGCACCCTGTGATTCTGCTATTATTGCTTCACCCCTACCCCTATATAGTCAATGATCCTCTTTTACTTTCCTGGATTCTCTAGTTACTGTAGACTACATACATCTTCCTAATAAGAGAGAACCTGGGACACTAAGATAAACACTATTATCAACATGATGTGACAATCATGAACTCACTAAAGATGGTCAGATAGTGATCCtgattgtatatttctttttcaaaacacaTTCATTCCCACGTAGTAGAAAACAAGTTCCCTAGGGTTACCATGTGtcttcagaacacacacacttttcactGTAACTGAAGAGTTTTACGTTTAGTGCCTATGTTAGTAATTTTACCTGGTGACTGGGATCAATATATTATTGAATTAATTAAATTCATACTTTAAATCAGCTTgtgatacagaaataaaaaaacaactacACTGAATCAGATTCTTGTGAGAAGAAGAGTGTCCAATTACATTTTCAAGTTCATGAATATAttccacatgcatgtatgtatggaaaTAATTCAAAAGCTAGTGCCTAAAATCATCCTATAACTTTTCTATGAATATGACTCCATAAGTCACACTTACAGTATTTACATTATTTAGCTCCTAAAAAGCTTAATCTAGTAAAGGAATGAATTCATCACAATTACCAGAACCAAACATCTAATTCTCTCACCAACAGACATTTACAGTACCTTCACAGTGGTGTTCTGTTTATAAAAGCTCCAGGATGAAGAATGGAAATATAGCTCAATGGTCAGAAGTACGTTTTGTTTTCGGAAAGACCTGGGTTTCATTCTCAGCAATTACAGGGTGGCTTGTGACCATATATGACACTGGTTGAAGGGGATACAAATTCTGTCTGGCCAGTCATGCAAGAGGTGCACAGATAGTATATGTAggcaagattatatatataatatatattatatatatattatatataatacatatatatatgaaaaaagaaagaaagaaagaaagaaagaaagaaagaaagaaagaaagagctccTGGAATATACTCAATGCCTTAGTCTAGAAACTGTAAGAACTGTAGCCCAATTCTAATTTTAAATCTACAATGGATAAACAATATACATTTGATAATTCATTGTTAATTGTACttcaataatttattaatataagCACAAAtactataattaatataaaaagatgATAACATAATAAGGTAAAAGATAGTAATATAAAATGCTTTGTTCTTACTCCAAAAAATACACTTCAACCTATTTCATATCCATTTGCTTTGTAAATGTTTATCCCATACAGAAAATAATGTACCTTCTAATTCATAAattggcatctttatttgagGCTCACTGGAGCAGagggttggaaaaaaaaacagaccatGGTTATCATGAGTAAAAACTGGTTTGTAAACAAGGATATATACTGagaaaaatcatgttttatttaaaaagaaaattgtggtTTTGGAGGCTTTCATATTagtttaaattataatatttactTGTAAGTGTTAAAACTCAAAGTATACCCTTAAACATTTATATTAGTGGAGAAGCCATGACTATTAAATTGACCAAGACCAAATGACTAAGCAGTCTGCAGCCATGTGTCTTTAGAAgcaggtaacacacacacacacacacacacacacacacacacacacagagagagagagagagagagagagagaaagtgtctTCAAGTACAACTCTACACTCTCACTTCCCCTCTTTCTTATCACAATACTTGATTTTAGAACAGTTTGTTTTATGCACATATAGTGATctttgcattctgttggtgaagaTTTAGTAATATACAGAACAAACAAGTACAGTAAATCAAaactattattttcattttaatcttcaCCGCATTAGTGAGTAATGACCTAAAAACAGTATGACTGCTCAGAGAGGACACAAAGTGAGTATGTAACTTTCATATGACAATTCAAATTGTTGGCTAATGTACTGTCCACTGTCAGCAACATGAAGATGTTTTTAGAAATCTCAAAAAGAGAATGAATGTGGCATCAAAATTAGTTTCAtgaaatctttataaaatatagaatgcTAGCAAGAATACTTAATACTttttaacaaagaagtaattcatAGCTCTTACCTGATactcttaaataatttaaatgtatgaattcttatttggaaattaaatttAGCACAGGCAAACTGGAAACACACGGATGCTAAATAGAATATTATAGTCCAAGTTAAAAGCCAGTTCCCAAAGGAAATTCAGAGTTTAACAGTAAGgaaccatctcaagtgtcatgccaaataccagtggatttgtgttacttctaaaatttacaatggtagtcattataattagaaaaaagtttaaagatactttcagggtatttggcataattctaacacctctctggatgttttaactttgtatagtgGAATTATGAATTTAaggaatgctgttctgctgagctttgatgctgcagatactgctaataaaattacccatggcctgaggtcagtatttttattttggtcaagcttcaagaatgacatctatagcttgatcatgctagccctttttgttctgggaatacttttattcatgccattatgttaaagcttgtctttaacaacatcaacatgttggcagccaaagtacatggcttgaaactaaaaatagacCCCCACACAGAGttgttaaattaacaggctggcaagccgaCAAatggtaagattctacacagagccttaccaacctaagacagagtgcattgcttttgataatgcatatttcatgacaggtaaggaaggcattcttgtcagaatgacctaagacaggctgagtcttgtttatgaaaaaaaagggggaggtgtGGAAAGCTTTTAGGACTGCttgtcaagaatctgacatggaccaaggacaaggaaacggGTCACTTGGCAGGAATCTTACATTGGCCACAGACAAGGAAATGGtcttcaggcaggaagctgacattaggctagaacaaagaattaatttgaggaaggaatctaaatcttagggtagaacaaagaagtaagcttcaggcatgaaaatgagtttggataagacagggaagtaggctcagatattttggtcatcctgataagcccttagaaacaatgatcatgggagtgatcatggaactttttttattgccttgcttgttgttTAACTATTTGTGCTtactttcttgcttgttccttgactatttgcatctattctaatgctacttcctcaacctagaactgacctaaatacttgcacgtaattaaaatggtataaaaccagactgggaaaaaataaaaaataaaataaataaacagaaagaaatgcaaattaaaactactttaagattcagtcaaaaaataaaacagccagTTTTCTTAAgatgaagcagcagcaggagaaatGTCACTGTGCAGAGACTGTGGGGAAGAAGTCATACCCGAAGTTTTGTCATAAGTTCTATGACATAATTTGGAAAAGGTATGAGTGTTCaccagaaatctctctctctctctctctctctctctctctctctctctctctctctctctctctctctctccctctctccctccctctctctctctctctctctccctctctctctctctctctctctctctctctctctctctctctctttttttttttttgtgtgtgtgtgtgtattctttgcacaagacagaagaagaaagtgtAAAAGGGAGAGGGACAataggagagaagggggagagagatggaaagagagggaTTATTGGACTGTGATATCTTAGAATAGATCACAAACATAATGTGTTCTGGTGCTGCTATTGTTTATTACTGATTAATAGGTTTTGATCACTTGAGTAAAAAACTAGAGTCATATCAAACATGTTCTGGATGACATGGTCAGATCCAAAATGATTCTGCCTAGTGTACCAGTGcagatttttaaagtaagttgaccaaaacaaagtgaaaatttTGTAATCCTTACAAACATAAACTCATATTTCTGACAACTGATTTTTATGATGTTGATATTCTGGGCCAGGGAGTTAATAATAGTTACtggcattattttgttttatttcattgacaATAATGTTATAAATTTACATTCTATTTTCCACTttgattttcttgtatttgtgtttgtgtatatgacagggaaacagacagacaagcagaccaacagacagatagaaagacagactGACTTCAAACAAACCCACTATTCTCCTGCTTTATATTTAAAAGTGTGGGAATCACTGGCATGTGCAACTACACCTGTctgcattttccattttaatctcCTATATACATGAATAACTGATAtcccaggaaaatgaaaattgacTTCTGATATTCATCACCTAAACTTAAATTACTTGGCAGTTTGTGTGCGTAAGTAAATTTTagtaagaaattatattttgtaaCTGTTAGAGGAAACCTTAGTGATTTTGagtttaaataatttatactATTTTAGAATTGTAAATATATTTCTCAGTGCTAAAGAAAAGCTTACTCAATATTATTCAGCTTCAATGCTATAAGgttctattttttaaaacctgaaataagaaagaggaattcattgaaataaaatgagtaaaaCTTCTATTGAAAATTATACTTTGTGTAAGGATAACTTTACAGGCATTTAACAAATGAGGTGAAATTTCCAAATGTTTTTCAAGTGCTTATAAACTATCTGCTTTATGAGAAATCATTGCAATATATTAAATctatgtaaaacatttaaaacttatATGAGGTTAAGAGGGCTTTTAGGGGGTTTTATGCTTTAAAACATCATTAATTGAAATGTTCCTAAGAATTcatcaatatatgaaaatttaacaTGATAGAAAATTCCTGATAAacaataattaattaatctttgTTGTATATTCATGGCTTCAGTTTCATATAATAAATGGGTACAGTCAATATCTTATGAAAAGagtaaaatggaaaaatacaaaacacaatttAAATGCATCAATAATATAAATCTGCCTCTGTAAAACAATAAATGGTTGTTACTTGGTATTTACTCCCTAAGACAgctcaggtgttttgtcacaaggATGGAAAATGAGCACAGTTGGCCATACCTGGGTGGAACCATGATCTTAGAATTCTTAGAACACACAATCAACACAATCCTTTATTAGATAGGCTCCTTAAAAGGTTGAGATgaagttactttttaaatatatgccaGTGTAGATTCATTATAAAAAGTAATGGGTGTCaggatattttcatttaatatataacaCTCAATGATCATCTTCAGCCTATTAGCTTTCCCTATCTCTACACATCCTTCTTTTAGTTCCTCTATACTCTTACATATAGAAGAGATCAACAAGAGTGAAATCTGTATTTTTTGGTAATTGTGACACTGATATTCTTATGTATGCAAGCATCTCTGGTTTACTTATAATACAATATAACTCAAAGTATAGTAAGCTCAATAtagctcaaaaataaaattctctaatCATTTATTTTAGAATCCTGTTTCATTCTACCACCTAACTACTGCCATCACtataatgaaaagaacaaaaagcaCTCACCATCTGGGCCTCCAATAAACATTTCTGTAAAATGAGGTCCTAAGAAGCAGGTATATGAAGGAAATGCCATCAGCTCATCTCCCTCTAGACCCACAGTTATCATGTCATCTGGAGAAGGCATTTATGACCTTGACATATTTACAAAGTGGTACTATCAAATGGAAAAGTGAACTTCCTTAAATCCAGGAGAACAGTAGAGTAGAAACTGCTGAGCTCTGGGTTTCCCATGTGTGAGATACTCTCTACAGGCCATTACTGATTAACTGATCCCAGTCCTTCCTTTTGTGACCAAAACAAAAGTAAGAATAATAGTATCCAAtttaaaagaagtagaaaaacaatTTAGATTCCCCAATGTATTCATCCTGTTTTGAAAGCATTCATGGTGTCCTCCATACTTTCCTGACAGTGGATTTAGTGTCTCACCTAGAAATTAACAGCTCttttgagaaaataagaaaaatgtcacCTCCTCCAAACACACTAAGGTTAACTGATTTTTCttacagagcacacacacaggaTGTCATATAACTGTTTTGTCAGAAGAAGTTAGGCTGTAGGGCTATAAATATAGTTCAGTTGGCCAAGTGTAGGCCTAGAAAGTATTGTGTATGTGGAAcaccataaaataaatcaaacctTCAAATTGTAGACACGGGTGACAGAGATGAATTCCAAGTCAATGGCAAACACAAGAACTTCAataagatcatttttaaaaactgcccAGAAGACAcaacaatataatttttaaaacccacaaaatacaacaaaagccaaaagcataacaaaaaatttcaagcatcatatagttaaaacactaagtacatgaaacagaaaacaaacccaaaaaaggGAGAATTGAAAGctataagagaaaaatgtaattcacaaataaatgaaaccaaTCAAATAGAGAGGTAAATTTGCCTAATTCCAGGAaaacaatgaaatagaaacagctgATTTCTCAAGGTAAACATTCAAAGCCATAAGTGCCTGCAGCAATAAATACCATATACTTAATGACAACCAATATAAAATGATATGTACATCAATATAACTCTAATGACTGAAGGAAGAACAGTTTTCCAAAACATAGACAGcctaaaagaaattatattccacAAACCAAACCTAAAGTAATGCAGGAAGCATTATTTGGGACTGAAGAGAAGAATGAGCACAGCAGAGCAACTGAGAAAAAATATGAAGCCCTAgttatcaaaacaaaaatgaccATTAAAATCACAACACCAAAAATGAACAACATGGTGATCAAAACTGACACaaacatttcaataaaaattcACATATAAATAGCATCAATTATCCACTCAAAATACAGAGTGAATGAATGGATTAAAAAACAGAACCCAGCTGTCTGCTGCCTACAAGAAACATATCCTAGTTTTAAAGATAGGCACCAGCTTTGAGTAAAATGATAGGCAAGAGTAGTCTAATGGAACCTGGATGAAAGCAGGAATTGCTATCAAATAGTCTTCCAAAATATATCACATTCCCACCGGAATTACAAAAATCAATGGCAACATcaaggattaaaggggtgcagaCGTAATGGTTATTCCCACATCTCACTATACATTTTTGGCCTGTAGAAAAGAACAGATGGAAAATTCAGGGTAGAGCATTCATTCATGGAGAATGACTGTTGAGTATCATGAACCTAGTGTGGAAGTTTCTCCAATTGCACTTG
The DNA window shown above is from Arvicanthis niloticus isolate mArvNil1 chromosome 15, mArvNil1.pat.X, whole genome shotgun sequence and carries:
- the LOC117720694 gene encoding vomeronasal type-1 receptor 90-like — its product is MFSLKNVLYFQAGLGVLANMFLVCFYIYIIIGHRPKLTDLISCQLTFVHLMMFLTGGDFWLTDLFETLNIENDVKCKATFYISRVMRGLSICTTCLLSVFQAVTISPNTSLLAKFKQKLKKYIIYALFCMWSFNLSFSSNRIFYVGAYTNVSETSQMKATKYCSLLPMNYIIRGLILTVTTSRDVFLVAVMLTTSTYMMIILFRHQMQCKHLHSVSYMRASPERRATQTILLLVVFFVVMYWIDFIISTTSLLLWRYDSVVLTVQKFVMNAYPTITPLVQISFDNRIIIMIKNLQSKYLHICF